From Streptomyces durmitorensis, a single genomic window includes:
- a CDS encoding helix-turn-helix domain-containing protein — protein MDVERGGEGRNGGADEPGWDVDPEDEISAVVEVVGHQLKLRREAAGLRVAEFGEAIGYGEDLIRKIERGVRIPRPEYLDKVDEVLDAGGLVSAMKKEMREARYPKKVRELAKLEERAVELGLYSNHNIHGLLQTHEFAWALLGTRRPAYSDEELERLVAARMARQSIFERSPAPEFSFVQEEVTLRRPIGGTMVLRRQLERLLEVGELRNVEIQVMPTACGGHAGTGGRIQVLKFADGTAMGRTDDEFAGRPVSDPRRLRILELRYGIIRAQALTPEESLAFIEHLLGET, from the coding sequence GTGGACGTGGAACGTGGCGGCGAGGGGCGTAATGGCGGGGCGGACGAGCCCGGTTGGGACGTCGACCCGGAGGACGAGATCAGTGCGGTGGTCGAGGTGGTCGGGCACCAGCTCAAGTTGCGGAGGGAAGCGGCGGGCCTCCGGGTGGCCGAGTTCGGGGAGGCCATCGGGTACGGGGAGGACCTGATCCGGAAGATCGAGCGCGGGGTGCGGATTCCTCGCCCCGAGTATCTGGACAAGGTGGACGAGGTCCTTGACGCGGGTGGGCTTGTCTCCGCGATGAAGAAGGAGATGCGGGAGGCTCGGTATCCGAAGAAGGTGCGGGAGCTGGCGAAGTTGGAGGAGCGGGCGGTTGAGTTGGGGTTGTACAGCAACCACAACATCCACGGCCTGTTGCAGACGCACGAGTTCGCGTGGGCGCTATTGGGGACGCGTCGTCCCGCGTACTCGGACGAAGAACTGGAGCGGTTGGTGGCCGCGCGAATGGCCCGCCAGTCGATCTTCGAGCGTTCGCCCGCACCCGAGTTCAGCTTCGTGCAGGAAGAGGTAACGCTGCGGAGGCCCATCGGAGGGACAATGGTGCTGCGCCGACAGCTCGAACGTCTGCTGGAGGTAGGGGAGTTGAGGAACGTCGAGATCCAGGTGATGCCGACGGCCTGTGGCGGCCACGCCGGGACAGGCGGTCGGATTCAGGTGCTGAAATTCGCGGATGGTACGGCGATGGGGCGTACTGACGACGAGTTCGCCGGCCGCCCGGTCTCTGATCCGAGGCGGCTCCGTATCCTTGAGCTGCGGTATGGCATCATCCGGGCCCAGGCTCTTACGCCAGAGGAGTCCCTGGCCTTCATTGAGCACCTGCTGGGAGAGACATGA
- a CDS encoding DUF397 domain-containing protein gives MIRKASAGDTSELNWFKSSYSSSSDPNDCVEVALEWHKSSYSDSSNGEDCVEVAPTPATIHIRDSKNTLGPQLAVTPAAWGDFVTYASES, from the coding sequence ATGATCCGCAAGGCCTCTGCTGGGGACACTTCCGAGCTGAACTGGTTCAAAAGTAGTTACAGCAGCAGCAGTGACCCCAACGACTGCGTCGAGGTCGCGTTGGAGTGGCACAAGAGCAGCTACAGCGACAGTAGTAACGGCGAGGACTGCGTAGAGGTGGCCCCCACCCCCGCCACCATCCACATCCGCGACTCCAAGAACACCCTCGGCCCCCAGCTGGCCGTCACCCCCGCAGCATGGGGCGACTTCGTGACGTACGCCTCCGAAAGCTGA
- a CDS encoding MFS transporter, which produces MTALEPRDAEVTAAPIVPPSELQGGILRAPYRALSLGIVSVVLLIAFEATAVGTAMPVAARELDGISLYAFGFSAYFTTSLFGMVLAGQWADRRGPLGPLATGIGGFAAGLVLSGTAQAMWMFILGRAVQGLGGGLVIVALYVVVSRAYPEHLRPSILAAFAASWVVPSVVGPLVSGTVTEHLGWRWVFLGIPVLVAAPLALALPQIRRRAAGPVDSDVPAGPFDRRRIRLALGISLGAGLLQYAGQELRWLSLLPAVLGAAVLVPAVLGLLPRGTYRAAHGLPSVVLLRGIAAGSFIAAESFVPLMLVTQRGLSPTMAGLSLAVGGATWAFGSFVQSRPAMEPHRTRLMVVGMLLVAAAIATAPTVLIEAVPVWIVAVAWAFGCLGMGTVIGSTSVLLLRLSPPKDAGANSAALQISDGLSNALLLAAGGAAFAALGGGMVGAGHGAGEAGGSHPGAFVAVFLPMAAVALVGAWVSTRLKERAA; this is translated from the coding sequence ATGACCGCCCTGGAACCACGTGACGCCGAAGTCACAGCCGCCCCGATAGTCCCGCCGTCCGAGCTCCAGGGCGGAATCCTGCGCGCCCCCTATCGCGCGCTCAGTCTCGGCATCGTCTCCGTGGTCCTGCTCATCGCCTTCGAGGCGACCGCCGTAGGGACCGCGATGCCGGTGGCCGCCCGTGAACTGGACGGCATCTCCCTCTACGCCTTCGGCTTCTCCGCGTACTTCACCACCAGCCTCTTCGGCATGGTGCTCGCCGGGCAGTGGGCCGACCGGCGCGGGCCCCTGGGTCCCCTCGCCACCGGCATCGGCGGCTTCGCTGCGGGCCTGGTCCTGTCCGGGACCGCCCAGGCCATGTGGATGTTCATCCTGGGCCGCGCCGTGCAGGGGCTCGGCGGCGGGCTCGTCATCGTCGCGCTGTACGTGGTCGTCAGCCGCGCCTACCCGGAGCATCTGCGCCCGTCCATCCTCGCGGCGTTCGCGGCCAGCTGGGTCGTGCCGTCCGTGGTGGGGCCGCTGGTCTCCGGGACCGTCACCGAGCACCTGGGCTGGCGCTGGGTCTTCCTCGGAATTCCGGTGCTCGTCGCGGCGCCGCTCGCGCTCGCCCTGCCGCAGATCCGGCGCAGGGCCGCCGGTCCTGTCGACTCCGATGTGCCCGCCGGTCCCTTCGACCGCCGCCGCATCCGCCTCGCGCTCGGTATCTCGCTGGGGGCCGGGCTCCTCCAGTACGCGGGTCAGGAGCTGCGCTGGCTCTCGTTGCTGCCCGCCGTGCTCGGCGCGGCCGTGCTCGTGCCGGCCGTCCTCGGTCTGCTGCCGCGCGGCACGTACCGGGCCGCCCACGGCCTGCCCTCCGTGGTGCTGCTTCGCGGCATCGCCGCCGGATCGTTCATCGCCGCCGAGTCCTTCGTGCCGCTGATGCTCGTCACCCAGCGCGGGCTCTCGCCGACCATGGCGGGGCTCTCGCTCGCCGTGGGCGGTGCGACCTGGGCGTTCGGATCGTTCGTACAGTCGCGGCCGGCCATGGAGCCGCACCGGACGCGGCTCATGGTCGTCGGGATGCTCCTGGTCGCCGCCGCCATCGCCACCGCGCCCACGGTCCTGATCGAGGCCGTCCCGGTGTGGATCGTCGCGGTGGCCTGGGCCTTCGGCTGCCTCGGCATGGGCACGGTCATCGGGTCCACCAGCGTCCTGCTGCTTCGGCTCTCGCCGCCGAAGGACGCGGGGGCCAACTCCGCCGCCCTCCAGATCTCGGACGGCCTGTCCAACGCCCTGCTCCTGGCCGCAGGAGGCGCCGCCTTCGCCGCCCTTGGCGGCGGCATGGTGGGCGCCGGCCATGGCGCGGGCGAGGCGGGCGGCTCGCATCCGGGCGCCTTCGTCGCCGTGTTCCTGCCGATGGCGGCGGTCGCGCTGGTGGGGGCCTGGGTGTCGACGCGGCTGAAGGAACGCGCGGCCTGA
- a CDS encoding ATP-binding protein, protein MNQETTRTPIPVHQFTILLSATRRGARLARLLAREQLRAWGLPFEMAEQIVAELASNAALHGHVPGRSFRLALKLTEAATLRIEVTDARADRRPPGVAQPPPVYAESGRGLLLVAALSDRWGTEPGPPPCKTVWAEIDAPVPM, encoded by the coding sequence GTGAACCAAGAAACCACCCGCACCCCGATCCCCGTACACCAGTTCACGATCCTGCTGTCCGCCACCCGCAGAGGCGCCCGCCTGGCGCGGCTCCTCGCACGCGAGCAACTCCGCGCCTGGGGACTGCCGTTCGAGATGGCGGAGCAGATCGTCGCCGAGCTGGCGAGCAACGCCGCACTGCACGGCCACGTACCCGGCAGAAGCTTCCGCCTGGCGCTCAAGCTCACCGAGGCGGCCACGCTCCGTATCGAGGTGACGGACGCGAGGGCGGACCGCCGCCCGCCGGGAGTAGCCCAACCCCCGCCGGTCTACGCCGAGTCGGGCCGAGGCCTGCTCCTGGTCGCCGCCCTGTCCGACCGCTGGGGCACGGAGCCGGGGCCGCCCCCTTGCAAAACCGTCTGGGCGGAAATCGATGCCCCCGTCCCCATGTGA